From Chryseobacterium gallinarum, one genomic window encodes:
- a CDS encoding zinc-dependent metalloprotease, whose translation MNRIIVMKNYRLALYLGLAMASPAVLAQKKDTVKTTKEKTEKTELSSSKKTKKIEDLIKKGIYKKGLFNTIQVKTDVYFEIPDTLMGRQFLVVNKLSQVPMQVNEAGLNKGMNYENKVISFHRDTVARKVWVKTSVAKVSSPKNDAITKSVKDNFSESVIEVFDIEAQNNDSTSVAIKVNKVFDGNQKSFNDVLANVGLGGSVKSSLSYIEGVKTFPKNLVVKSQLTTSVNEGGVDLPVTLGVTTNLVLLSETPMKPRIADPRVGFFSEKHWAFNDQQQRMDEKFFITRWNLEPKDEDRERYLKGELVEPKKPIVYYIDPATPKQWREKIIAGVHDWQVAFEQAGFKNAIIARMPDEKDEDFDIDDVRYSVITYAASPKSNAMGPSVVDPRSGEIIEADIIWWHNVMTSLQEWMRIQTGPIDPKARGNIFSNEHMGEAIRFVSSHEVGHTFGLKHNMGASFAFPVESLRSKEFTDKMGGTAPSIMDYARYNYVAQPEDGVTAITPKIGIYDKYAIEWGYRWYPDEFSEKKALRNLIEKHQDDPMYFYGEQQNYLETIDPRSQSEDLGDDAMKASEYGMKNLKVVVNNLLKWAYEDGKDYTDAGKLYLGAIGQWDLYTGHVMANVGGIYLNNTVFGNKKKAYEAVPAETQRRAVDYLITNSINLPEWLFFNPITEKTYPVKNSPMGPFEQTPYTLARGMQYANIYSLFVDDRLLRLLENELKHEVSGSKEEIYTVENLFDQVRSAIFNKRGSLTILERMTQKNYVDALIVSVNKLFEKTAVKSLKTSETLNMPLICNYHEADKNLRNINYSSMKRVSEVTTYKRAELQKVLDLLNRTRYKGDEASRAHYTDLIIRIEEALKK comes from the coding sequence ATGAATCGGATTATTGTAATGAAGAATTACAGACTGGCTCTGTATTTAGGACTTGCTATGGCATCGCCGGCAGTTCTGGCACAGAAAAAGGACACTGTAAAAACAACGAAGGAAAAAACTGAAAAGACAGAACTTTCATCATCAAAAAAAACAAAAAAAATTGAAGACCTGATCAAGAAAGGTATCTATAAAAAAGGGCTTTTCAATACAATTCAGGTAAAAACAGATGTTTATTTTGAAATTCCTGATACTTTAATGGGACGTCAGTTTTTGGTTGTCAACAAACTCTCCCAAGTCCCTATGCAGGTGAATGAAGCAGGGTTGAATAAAGGGATGAATTACGAAAATAAAGTGATTTCCTTTCACCGGGATACGGTAGCCAGAAAAGTTTGGGTTAAAACTTCAGTGGCAAAAGTGTCTTCTCCTAAAAATGATGCTATTACAAAATCTGTAAAAGACAATTTTTCAGAATCTGTCATTGAAGTTTTTGATATTGAAGCTCAAAACAATGATTCTACGTCGGTAGCCATTAAAGTTAATAAAGTCTTTGATGGTAACCAGAAAAGCTTTAATGACGTTCTGGCGAACGTAGGTCTTGGTGGATCAGTGAAATCAAGCCTTTCTTATATCGAAGGCGTAAAGACATTTCCTAAGAACCTTGTTGTTAAATCCCAATTAACCACTTCTGTAAACGAAGGAGGTGTTGATCTGCCGGTGACCTTAGGAGTAACCACTAATCTTGTACTGCTTTCTGAAACCCCGATGAAGCCGAGAATAGCCGATCCGAGAGTGGGATTTTTCAGCGAAAAACACTGGGCCTTTAATGATCAGCAGCAAAGAATGGATGAAAAGTTCTTTATTACCAGATGGAACCTGGAACCTAAAGATGAAGACCGTGAAAGATATTTAAAAGGAGAACTTGTTGAGCCTAAAAAGCCGATTGTCTATTATATTGACCCGGCAACCCCAAAACAATGGCGTGAAAAAATCATTGCGGGAGTTCACGACTGGCAGGTCGCTTTTGAGCAGGCAGGTTTCAAAAATGCCATAATAGCCAGAATGCCGGATGAAAAAGACGAAGATTTTGATATTGATGATGTAAGATATTCGGTAATCACGTATGCTGCTTCTCCTAAATCAAATGCGATGGGGCCTTCAGTAGTGGATCCGAGGAGTGGTGAAATTATCGAAGCGGATATCATCTGGTGGCACAATGTGATGACTTCCCTCCAGGAATGGATGAGGATCCAGACAGGGCCTATAGATCCCAAAGCAAGAGGAAATATATTCAGCAATGAGCATATGGGAGAGGCTATCCGGTTTGTATCATCCCACGAAGTAGGACATACATTTGGATTGAAACACAATATGGGAGCCTCCTTTGCCTTTCCGGTAGAGTCCCTTCGTTCAAAAGAATTTACAGATAAAATGGGGGGAACGGCTCCTTCCATCATGGACTATGCACGTTATAATTATGTGGCTCAACCAGAAGATGGTGTTACTGCCATTACCCCTAAAATCGGTATTTATGACAAATATGCCATAGAATGGGGATATAGGTGGTATCCGGATGAATTTTCCGAAAAAAAAGCATTAAGAAACCTCATCGAAAAGCACCAGGATGATCCTATGTATTTCTATGGTGAACAGCAAAACTACCTGGAAACAATCGATCCGCGTTCACAATCGGAAGATTTGGGTGATGATGCAATGAAAGCCAGTGAATACGGAATGAAAAACCTGAAGGTAGTAGTCAATAACCTTTTAAAATGGGCTTATGAAGACGGTAAAGATTATACGGATGCGGGCAAACTGTATTTGGGGGCTATCGGGCAATGGGATCTGTATACAGGTCATGTCATGGCGAATGTAGGAGGAATTTACCTGAATAACACGGTTTTTGGTAATAAGAAAAAAGCATATGAAGCAGTGCCTGCTGAAACCCAGAGAAGGGCAGTAGATTATCTGATTACAAATTCAATTAATCTTCCGGAGTGGTTATTCTTCAATCCGATTACTGAGAAAACCTATCCTGTTAAAAATTCACCAATGGGGCCATTTGAGCAGACTCCATACACTTTAGCAAGAGGAATGCAGTATGCCAATATCTATTCTTTGTTTGTGGACGACAGGCTATTGAGATTACTTGAAAATGAATTGAAACATGAAGTCTCAGGTTCAAAAGAAGAAATCTATACGGTGGAAAACCTATTTGACCAGGTAAGAAGTGCCATTTTTAATAAAAGAGGAAGCCTTACAATTCTTGAAAGGATGACACAGAAAAATTATGTGGATGCCCTGATTGTTTCAGTGAATAAACTATTTGAAAAAACAGCTGTGAAAAGCCTGAAAACCAGTGAAACACTGAATATGCCGTTGATCTGCAATTATCACGAAGCAGATAAGAATCTCAGAAATATTAATTATTCATCCATGAAAAGGGTTTCTGAAGTAACCACTTATAAAAGGGCAGAGCTGCAAAAAGTACTAGACTTGCTGAACAGGACCAGATACAAAGGAGATGAGGCTTCCAGGGCTCATTACACAGACTTAATCATTCGAATTGAAGAGGCTTTAAAAAAATAA
- a CDS encoding RagB/SusD family nutrient uptake outer membrane protein: MRKITTFIALAVISFTHIGCDRFLDIQPEGKIIPATVEDYRKVLTSAYSKYPVHKSLTALRTDEVNLDENGMDFISYREIAMWKDSNNDSSSTEFPWVSFYAVNFYLNQIINEGSKTMKESPEKNQILAEAYALRAYLYFDMVNLYGKPYNSATASTDRGVPVSLEIDLEQVLKPSSVQEVYQQVHADIQKAEGLMVEQKQSVGVNYRFSKTALMAFQARIALYEGDWSKALYYADEVLAVKGDLTDLNTANTVPNHYASPESIMALDNTWDNSIKNLCFVSQDLLSSYNSSTDKRFGIYFEKNGNKYKVIKGGSSDFRVSFRTAEQYFIKSEALVKLNKMSEAKETLLKVLKNRYTPDGFTAVQNAVSSMNSEAFMNFIMDERYREFALEGQRWFDLRRTNQKKISHMINGKEYILQQNDPRYTIEYPMSAKKNNPNL; this comes from the coding sequence ATGAGAAAAATAACTACATTCATAGCATTAGCAGTCATTAGCTTTACTCATATAGGTTGTGACCGTTTTTTGGATATTCAGCCTGAAGGGAAAATCATTCCTGCTACTGTTGAAGATTACCGTAAAGTACTTACATCAGCTTACTCAAAATACCCGGTTCATAAATCATTGACAGCACTTCGTACTGATGAAGTGAATCTTGATGAAAACGGAATGGACTTTATTTCTTACCGTGAAATTGCGATGTGGAAAGACTCCAATAACGATTCCTCATCCACGGAGTTTCCCTGGGTAAGTTTTTATGCCGTGAATTTTTATCTGAATCAGATCATCAATGAAGGCAGTAAGACGATGAAAGAATCTCCCGAAAAAAATCAAATTCTTGCAGAAGCCTATGCACTCCGGGCTTATTTATATTTTGATATGGTTAACCTCTACGGGAAGCCATACAACAGTGCTACAGCTTCTACAGACAGGGGAGTGCCTGTCAGTCTGGAAATTGACCTTGAGCAGGTGCTAAAGCCTTCTTCTGTACAGGAAGTCTATCAGCAGGTTCATGCGGATATTCAAAAAGCGGAGGGGCTTATGGTAGAGCAAAAACAGTCAGTGGGTGTCAACTATAGATTTTCAAAAACAGCATTAATGGCTTTCCAGGCACGGATTGCTCTCTATGAAGGAGACTGGAGCAAGGCGTTATACTATGCTGATGAGGTATTGGCTGTAAAAGGAGACCTGACGGATTTGAATACAGCGAATACAGTTCCCAACCATTATGCCTCTCCCGAATCTATTATGGCTTTGGATAATACATGGGATAATTCTATTAAGAACCTATGTTTTGTGTCTCAGGATCTGCTATCATCATACAATAGCTCTACAGACAAAAGGTTTGGAATCTATTTTGAAAAAAATGGGAATAAATACAAGGTCATTAAAGGAGGAAGCTCAGATTTCAGGGTGTCTTTCAGAACGGCAGAACAGTATTTTATAAAATCTGAAGCATTAGTAAAGCTGAATAAAATGAGCGAAGCTAAAGAAACACTTCTTAAAGTTTTGAAGAACAGATATACACCGGACGGTTTTACTGCTGTGCAAAATGCAGTGTCTTCAATGAATTCGGAAGCGTTCATGAATTTCATCATGGATGAGAGATACAGGGAATTCGCCTTAGAAGGACAACGCTGGTTCGATTTAAGAAGGACAAACCAGAAAAAAATAAGCCATATGATTAATGGTAAGGAATATATTCTCCAGCAAAATGATCCAAGATATACCATAGAATATCCGATGAGTGCGAAAAAGAACAATCCTAATTTATAA
- a CDS encoding SusC/RagA family TonB-linked outer membrane protein produces MKKSLILLPLLAAQVALAQEKRTITGKIEDGNTSAVITGASIKIETQSVSTKTELDGIIESVSVGTVTDKDGKFILEVPADTRSVLVSYPGYESRTIQISEGKTNYMIRLTPEVSDKNKIQEVIITGYQKIEKRKQTSAVSTVKMDAITQAGVASVDQMLSGQIAGVAVTPETGSPGSPAKIRIRGTASLSGPQDPLWVIDGLPLEGNDVPNFSDKDNIDQLQNFSIAGLNPNDIEDITILKDAAATAIYGARAANGVISITTKKGKKGSLKLNFSADTFVTARPDFGKLNLLNASEKVDLELMLARRTDLTYRADKGEVMRILTQNGQLDAFRNGGLDALNSMTRQQIDGLRNSNTDWGKLLYRNAINRQYGLSVSGGSDRADYYFSLGYYDEEGTTIGTGFKRYNLTLKNNYKLSDKLNAGISVFGTQSERESFVTDADASINPVNYSRNANPYLTPFNADGSYRYDRDMDGFDDRYIPFNFLEERENTSYTLKNNSLKAILDLEYKASKNLRFTSQLGIQYDANKTEKYAAENTYFTRKMKENTRYYKDGGYHYFLPAGAVKQNWDNDFFQYNWKLQGTYSTKINSKHEIDLMAGTEIRKTEDNTTVTRAFGYDPATRRATAIVFPNSSFAADKRYETYRENPPIENAYASMFATASYTYDQKYTFFGSVRYDGTNLFGVNKKYKYLPIWAVSGSWLVTKENFMKNISAISNLRFRASYGLQGNIDRNTSPFFIGEYNDATILPGMKEGIINVISPPNDKLRWEKTTNVNFGVDLGLFQNRINLTADIYNRKGTDMISMKETPLETGFEYTMMNWGSLTNKGFELALSTRNINKDHFKWTTTINFAHNKSTVLSEQPRDNSLLPSREGLPVNAVFALKTAGMDEFGNPMFWKGDEKVSAAEFFKLYDVYEDFLPGQLVDTKLSNAELRNLFTYVGDRDPKFTGGIINTFKIHNFDLTVSATVNLKQTVMRTPSYRGMELDRGRNYTRDIYEAGSSLPGITSPDMEANPNGWMANKWFAGNRSNAYSLLDVWAKEISYVRISSIRLGYTLPKEFTSPMGISSLRLSIEGRNLFVFSNGYKGYFDPETYGNIYAQPITKSVTVGFNVSF; encoded by the coding sequence ATGAAGAAATCTCTAATACTTTTACCTCTTTTGGCGGCTCAGGTTGCACTGGCCCAGGAAAAGAGAACCATTACCGGAAAAATAGAAGACGGAAATACCTCTGCTGTCATTACAGGAGCATCTATAAAGATTGAAACACAATCTGTGTCTACTAAAACCGAGCTGGACGGGATTATTGAAAGTGTGTCTGTAGGTACTGTAACCGATAAGGATGGGAAATTTATTCTGGAAGTTCCTGCAGATACCAGATCAGTATTGGTGAGTTATCCGGGATATGAGTCCAGGACCATTCAGATCAGTGAAGGGAAAACCAATTATATGATAAGGCTGACTCCTGAAGTTTCAGATAAAAATAAAATACAGGAAGTTATCATCACCGGATATCAGAAGATTGAAAAGCGTAAGCAGACTTCAGCAGTTTCTACCGTTAAAATGGATGCAATTACCCAGGCTGGGGTTGCAAGTGTAGATCAGATGCTGTCAGGCCAGATCGCGGGGGTAGCGGTTACTCCTGAAACAGGATCCCCGGGGAGTCCTGCAAAAATCAGAATCCGTGGAACAGCTTCTTTATCCGGTCCGCAGGATCCGTTATGGGTGATTGACGGGCTTCCTTTAGAAGGAAACGATGTTCCTAATTTCAGTGATAAAGATAATATTGACCAGCTTCAGAATTTTTCTATTGCAGGACTGAATCCTAATGATATTGAAGATATAACCATCCTTAAAGATGCTGCAGCTACTGCAATCTATGGAGCAAGAGCAGCAAACGGGGTTATTTCAATTACAACCAAAAAAGGGAAAAAAGGAAGTCTAAAATTGAATTTCTCCGCAGATACCTTTGTAACTGCCCGCCCTGATTTTGGCAAGCTTAATCTCCTAAATGCATCGGAGAAAGTTGATCTTGAACTGATGCTTGCCAGACGTACCGATTTAACCTATCGCGCTGATAAAGGGGAAGTGATGCGAATTTTAACTCAAAACGGGCAACTTGATGCCTTCAGAAATGGTGGTTTGGATGCGTTGAATTCAATGACCCGCCAGCAGATAGATGGTTTAAGGAATAGCAATACGGATTGGGGAAAATTATTGTACAGAAACGCCATCAACAGGCAGTACGGTTTGAGTGTTTCAGGAGGTAGTGACCGTGCAGACTATTACTTCTCGTTAGGATATTATGATGAAGAAGGTACAACGATAGGAACAGGTTTTAAGCGTTATAACCTGACTCTGAAAAACAACTATAAATTAAGCGATAAACTAAACGCAGGAATCTCTGTTTTTGGGACCCAAAGTGAGCGTGAGTCATTTGTTACGGATGCTGATGCGTCTATTAATCCTGTAAATTATTCAAGGAATGCCAATCCTTACCTGACTCCTTTCAATGCGGACGGAAGCTACAGGTATGACAGAGATATGGATGGTTTTGATGACCGGTATATTCCTTTTAATTTCCTGGAAGAAAGGGAAAATACCAGCTATACCCTGAAAAACAACTCATTGAAGGCAATATTGGATTTAGAATATAAGGCTTCAAAAAATTTGAGATTCACTTCTCAGTTAGGTATTCAGTATGATGCCAATAAAACCGAAAAGTATGCTGCTGAGAATACGTATTTTACCAGGAAAATGAAGGAAAATACCCGCTATTATAAAGATGGGGGATACCATTATTTCTTACCTGCCGGTGCGGTAAAACAGAACTGGGATAATGATTTCTTCCAGTATAACTGGAAATTACAGGGAACATACAGTACCAAAATTAATTCAAAGCATGAAATTGATTTGATGGCAGGAACTGAAATCCGTAAAACAGAAGATAATACTACGGTTACAAGGGCATTCGGGTATGATCCTGCAACGAGAAGGGCTACAGCAATTGTTTTTCCGAATTCAAGCTTTGCAGCGGACAAAAGGTATGAAACCTATCGTGAAAACCCGCCAATAGAGAATGCATATGCTTCTATGTTTGCTACTGCTTCTTACACCTATGATCAGAAGTATACATTTTTCGGAAGTGTAAGATATGATGGAACCAACCTATTCGGGGTTAATAAAAAGTATAAATACCTGCCAATATGGGCTGTTTCAGGATCGTGGCTGGTGACCAAAGAGAATTTTATGAAAAATATTTCTGCAATTTCTAATCTTAGATTCAGGGCTTCCTATGGTCTTCAGGGAAATATTGACCGTAATACTTCACCTTTCTTTATTGGAGAATATAATGACGCAACGATTCTCCCGGGGATGAAAGAAGGAATTATCAATGTAATCAGCCCTCCGAACGATAAGCTTCGCTGGGAAAAAACAACCAACGTCAATTTTGGTGTTGACTTAGGGTTGTTCCAAAACCGTATCAATCTTACCGCAGATATTTACAATAGAAAGGGAACGGATATGATCAGTATGAAAGAAACCCCGCTTGAAACAGGATTTGAATATACAATGATGAACTGGGGGAGTTTAACGAACAAAGGTTTTGAGTTGGCATTGTCTACAAGAAATATCAATAAGGATCATTTCAAATGGACCACTACTATTAACTTTGCCCATAATAAAAGTACAGTATTAAGTGAACAGCCTCGTGACAATTCTTTGCTTCCTTCCAGGGAAGGTCTTCCGGTAAATGCTGTTTTCGCTTTGAAAACAGCGGGAATGGATGAATTTGGAAATCCAATGTTCTGGAAAGGGGATGAAAAAGTATCGGCAGCAGAGTTTTTCAAACTATATGATGTATACGAAGATTTTCTTCCGGGGCAGCTTGTAGATACAAAACTTTCAAATGCTGAACTGAGAAATCTTTTTACATACGTGGGAGATAGAGACCCGAAATTTACAGGAGGGATCATCAATACCTTTAAAATACACAATTTTGACCTGACTGTTTCTGCAACGGTCAATCTAAAGCAGACTGTAATGAGAACGCCTTCCTACCGCGGAATGGAATTAGACAGAGGGCGAAATTACACACGGGATATCTACGAAGCTGGTTCTTCTCTTCCGGGAATTACAAGCCCGGATATGGAGGCTAACCCAAATGGATGGATGGCAAACAAATGGTTTGCGGGAAACCGTTCCAATGCTTACAGCCTGCTTGATGTTTGGGCAAAGGAAATCAGCTATGTAAGAATCAGCAGTATCCGTTTGGGATATACCCTCCCGAAGGAATTTACAAGTCCTATGGGGATCAGCAGTCTTAGGCTGAGTATTGAAGGACGTAACCTGTTTGTATTCAGTAACGGGTACAAAGGATATTTTGATCCGGAAACCTATGGTAATATTTATGCACAGCCTATTACCAAATCAGTTACAGTAGGCTTTAATGTTTCTTTTTAA
- a CDS encoding LytR/AlgR family response regulator transcription factor, producing MKIAIIEDELLAVNYLKGLLDKQDIVPVTEIVILRSKKQAIEFFGNSSADLIFMDIHLGDGMSLEIFEQVELFTPVIFITAFDEYAMRVFKHFTIDYLLKPFEDEDLHQALQKFVSIRNNFDPELTLKSISTLQNRSSEIMKRFMVREGNKLKSIDEHHTAYFFASGKYLFLTTMDNQTYIYDDTIKDIIQKLNPQVFFKVNRKFIINKEAIAEIIKHSSQKVELKLSPKPEVSDEVFISKMQITECLNWLKN from the coding sequence ATGAAAATTGCCATTATAGAAGACGAATTGCTGGCTGTTAATTATCTGAAAGGCCTTTTAGATAAACAAGACATTGTCCCCGTCACTGAAATCGTAATTCTTCGTTCTAAAAAGCAGGCAATAGAATTCTTCGGGAACAGCTCCGCTGATCTTATTTTTATGGATATTCATTTAGGGGATGGGATGAGCCTGGAAATCTTTGAGCAGGTAGAATTGTTTACCCCTGTTATTTTTATTACGGCATTTGATGAATATGCAATGAGGGTTTTCAAACATTTTACAATCGATTATCTCCTGAAACCTTTTGAAGACGAAGATCTCCATCAGGCGTTACAGAAATTTGTTTCCATCAGGAATAATTTTGATCCGGAACTTACCCTGAAATCAATATCTACCTTACAGAATAGGAGCTCTGAAATCATGAAACGGTTCATGGTAAGAGAAGGCAATAAGCTTAAATCTATAGACGAACATCATACCGCTTATTTCTTTGCTTCCGGAAAATACCTTTTCCTTACTACAATGGATAATCAGACCTATATTTATGATGATACAATTAAGGATATTATTCAGAAACTGAATCCACAGGTCTTCTTTAAGGTAAACCGGAAGTTTATCATCAATAAAGAAGCAATTGCAGAAATTATCAAACACTCAAGCCAAAAAGTAGAATTAAAACTTTCTCCCAAGCCTGAAGTGAGCGATGAGGTGTTTATCAGTAAAATGCAGATTACTGAATGTCTGAACTGGCTGAAAAATTAA
- a CDS encoding thioredoxin family protein: MKKLISGISIFCTVIVSAQESIQFQELPFKDIIAKAKKEKKLVFIDAYASWCGPCKLMEKNVFTQKSVGEYYNTNFINARFDMEKGEGRDIAAKFGVRSYPTYLFLNGEGELVSRNTGYMEESMFIAMAQDINSPGNKKGSLRDRFASGEKDPEFLINIMKLNSSSDYDFAKKASERYFENKKKTEELSKEEIGFLLYFLKSTEDSNYAAFTSRKAEIIKYLPEETYKEFDAQLKLSKIVDQSIDEKNKRINEEYFMKSAIPLVGQQAATTKLNQTKLAYYEQNANFPEYEKAALEYYKNADAFEPNELLRAAWVFVDHIKTPASLKKATEWAEKSVMRGETSENTYILAKLYFLTGNKEMAKNYAEMAKNIAVQSSKDSKLAEELLNQIK, translated from the coding sequence ATGAAGAAGCTCATCTCCGGGATATCTATTTTTTGTACTGTAATCGTCTCTGCCCAAGAGTCCATCCAATTTCAGGAATTACCATTCAAGGATATCATTGCAAAGGCTAAAAAGGAAAAAAAACTGGTCTTTATTGACGCCTATGCTTCCTGGTGCGGACCGTGCAAACTGATGGAAAAAAATGTTTTCACTCAGAAATCTGTCGGAGAGTATTATAATACCAACTTTATCAATGCAAGATTTGATATGGAAAAAGGAGAAGGAAGGGATATTGCTGCAAAATTCGGGGTGCGATCCTATCCTACTTATCTTTTTCTGAATGGTGAAGGCGAGCTGGTGTCACGAAATACCGGTTATATGGAAGAAAGTATGTTCATCGCTATGGCGCAGGACATCAATTCCCCGGGTAATAAGAAAGGATCTCTGAGAGACCGGTTTGCCAGCGGAGAAAAAGATCCTGAGTTTCTGATCAATATTATGAAGTTAAACTCTTCTTCAGACTATGATTTTGCCAAGAAAGCTTCTGAAAGATATTTCGAAAACAAAAAAAAGACGGAGGAGCTTTCAAAAGAGGAAATTGGTTTTCTTTTATATTTTTTAAAATCAACTGAAGACAGTAATTATGCTGCCTTCACTTCCAGAAAGGCTGAAATTATTAAATACCTTCCGGAAGAAACCTATAAAGAATTTGACGCACAGCTGAAGTTATCCAAAATAGTGGATCAATCCATTGATGAAAAAAACAAAAGGATCAATGAAGAATATTTCATGAAATCTGCCATACCATTGGTAGGACAACAGGCAGCCACAACAAAACTTAATCAGACAAAGCTTGCGTATTATGAGCAAAACGCCAATTTCCCGGAATATGAAAAGGCAGCCTTAGAGTATTATAAAAACGCTGATGCATTCGAACCTAATGAACTTTTAAGAGCTGCTTGGGTATTCGTTGATCATATCAAAACACCAGCTTCATTAAAGAAAGCTACAGAATGGGCAGAAAAATCTGTTATGAGGGGAGAGACATCTGAAAACACTTATATTCTTGCAAAGCTTTATTTTCTTACCGGCAATAAAGAAATGGCAAAAAATTACGCAGAAATGGCAAAAAATATAGCTGTTCAGAGCAGCAAGGATTCCAAACTGGCGGAAGAATTATTAAATCAAATAAAATAA
- a CDS encoding histidine kinase, with protein sequence MTINFKHALSRKSIYITALSACLIAVAALAILSFLITRDSQKNTEDFAKKTFFRKYESIEKEFKNIEDYQYLLRALIRKDGLQNYKDYSSVLNDLNKKRNLLTDSWYYYENKAAGKSERDGFLSDIFRNKKDIEKTITLENDGAGDFRNILVTHKDSLFWVSYDSLILPDKNVLYYGSTVSLDDLHQYFINVDKNSNTYAYVFTKEGICITHPEKKYLGKNIFEFTDINPKDTVCSTSRTGYTQGTATSEYLGVEVTRFIKPLKTDNFEGYTVVNHVNFIIDENVYKIKTYTTYIFLAALFLIVTVFILFQRAANVAYQEKEKIQSEKNLLLIENEKMHKAEIINQLQQLKNNINPHFLFNSLNSLYMLIGINKENAQKFTMNLSKIYRYLIVPPKENIVLVSKEIDFIRKYMELLKSRFDEELRFEVIINDSKSLEKRIPYLSLQIVTENAIKHNVATIDQPLEIIISIEENGIVVKNTWQPKTEPVQGEKFGINYLTQIYEYFRINSLNISVDGEYFICFLPLMK encoded by the coding sequence TTGACGATTAATTTTAAACACGCCTTATCCCGGAAATCTATTTATATCACTGCTTTATCTGCCTGCTTAATTGCTGTGGCAGCATTGGCTATTCTGAGTTTTTTAATCACCCGTGATAGCCAGAAAAATACAGAAGACTTTGCTAAGAAGACGTTCTTCCGGAAATATGAATCTATAGAAAAAGAATTCAAAAATATTGAAGACTATCAATATCTGTTACGGGCACTGATCCGGAAAGATGGTTTACAAAATTATAAAGACTATTCCTCGGTATTGAATGACCTGAATAAAAAACGCAATCTATTAACGGATAGCTGGTATTACTATGAAAATAAAGCAGCTGGAAAATCCGAAAGAGATGGTTTTTTATCAGATATTTTCAGGAACAAGAAGGATATAGAAAAAACAATTACTTTAGAAAATGATGGGGCTGGAGATTTCAGGAATATTTTGGTTACCCATAAAGACAGTTTGTTTTGGGTGAGCTATGATTCTCTGATTTTACCTGATAAAAATGTCCTGTATTATGGATCTACAGTAAGTTTGGATGACCTTCACCAGTATTTTATCAATGTAGATAAAAATTCTAATACCTATGCGTATGTTTTCACCAAAGAAGGCATTTGCATTACCCATCCTGAGAAGAAATATTTGGGAAAGAATATTTTTGAATTTACAGATATTAACCCAAAAGACACTGTATGCAGTACAAGCAGGACCGGATATACCCAGGGAACTGCCACTTCTGAATATCTTGGGGTAGAAGTCACCCGCTTCATAAAACCATTAAAAACGGATAATTTTGAAGGATATACAGTAGTGAACCATGTCAATTTCATCATCGATGAAAATGTATATAAGATTAAAACCTATACAACCTATATTTTTCTGGCGGCTTTATTTCTTATTGTAACCGTTTTTATTTTATTTCAAAGAGCTGCCAATGTTGCTTACCAGGAAAAAGAAAAAATTCAATCAGAAAAGAATCTGTTATTGATTGAAAATGAAAAAATGCATAAAGCGGAAATAATCAACCAGCTTCAGCAGCTTAAAAATAATATCAATCCGCATTTTCTGTTCAATTCCCTGAATTCTTTATATATGCTCATTGGAATTAATAAGGAGAATGCTCAGAAGTTTACCATGAATCTTTCCAAGATCTACAGATATCTTATTGTACCTCCAAAAGAAAATATTGTTTTGGTTTCGAAAGAAATTGATTTTATCCGGAAATATATGGAGCTTTTGAAAAGCAGGTTTGATGAGGAACTGAGATTCGAAGTCATTATTAATGATTCCAAAAGCCTGGAAAAACGTATTCCTTATCTGTCACTTCAAATCGTTACGGAAAATGCAATAAAACATAATGTTGCCACCATAGATCAGCCGCTGGAAATCATCATTAGTATTGAAGAAAACGGGATTGTTGTGAAAAATACCTGGCAGCCTAAAACAGAACCTGTGCAAGGAGAGAAGTTTGGAATTAATTATTTAACTCAAATTTATGAATATTTTAGGATTAATTCTCTTAATATTTCTGTAGATGGTGAATATTTCATATGTTTTTTACCGCTAATGAAGTGA